GGTGCCGCCATCGCTATTACCATCTGCCCCAGCAAAGGCTTTATCAATTTCATCGATCCAAAGAATACAAGGGGCCAGGGCTTCGGCCAGTTGGATCATCTGTCGGGTGCGGGATTCTGATTCTCCCACAAGACCCGCAAACAGTCGGCCCACATCTAAGCGCAGGAGGGGTAGATGCCAATGGTGGGCGATCGCCTTCGCCGTGAGGGATTTTCCTGTACCTTGGATCCCGACGAGCAATAACCCCCGGGGATGGGGTAAGCCGTATTCTCGGGCCTTTTCACTAAACGCTCCCCCCCGACGGAGGAGCCATTCTTTCAGCTGATCGAGACCGCCAATGTCCGAAATTTGTTCGGTGGCAGGGTAAAAATCAAGAATTTGGGTCTGACGGATCGACTGGCGCTTTTCGGCGAGGATCAATTCCACATCGTCTGCTTGAATTTGGCCATGGTTAGCAAGACTGAGGGTAAGGACACGGCGGATTCGTTCGAGGGAAAGCCCCTGGGCAGCGCGCACCAGTTCACTCAAGAGGGCCTCGTCTAGGGGTTGACCGACCCCCTGGAGCAACCGTCCGATTTCCGTGCGAATTTCGCTGGCTGTGGGCAGAGGGAATTTAATAATGGTCAACACCTCCGCCAAATCGGCGGGGATTTTAACCTCTGGGGCAATGATCACGATATTTTTGGGTTCAGCCTTGAGGCGACGGGCCAAGTTGCGCAATTTGCGGGCGATCGCCACATCTTCGAGAAACCGCTGAAAGTCACGCAGAATAAAGATTCCTCCCACATTGGCTGGCAGCTTTTCAATGAATTCTAGGGCCTGGAGGGGGTTGCGTTTACCGAAGCCAGTGTTGTTGGGGTTGTCTTGGTAGCCATCGACAAAATCCCAGGTATATACCGTCCGCTGACCCAGGCTAGTGGCACATTGGGCGATCGCCCCTTCGACCCGTTCTTCCTCGAGGGTCGGGATATAAAGCAGGGGATAACAGGCCCGGAGCAGCAGGGTGAATTCTTCACGGAAGGTCATAGGGCAATGGACTCAGGCAGAGGATCAAGCTTGCATGTTTAAGCTTAAAGGGAAAATTCCTGAATACCAAGGGTTCTTGATGATCATTCCCGCTTAGCTCCCGCCACGGGGAGCGCCACACCCTATCTAGAAGCTGAGTACCAGAGGCCTCACGAAGATAATTGTTCTTTGAGGTCAGCGAGCTTGGCCCAACGAGCGTCTATTTGAGGCATCACCTCAGCTCCAGTGGGGTCTGCCCCCGGACAGCGTTCGGGATCACAGACTTTGCGGAGGGGCATCTCTAAACAAAATTGCTCATAAAGCCAGGTTTCGGGGTCAAAATAGCCGTGGGGATCAAGGGATTCGTCCAAGTCTTCAAGGCTTACTTCCCGTTCTGCTGGTAAGTCTTCGGGATTGTGTGTTTGGAGCCAGATCAACTCCGTGCGGTCTACATTGAGACGCATGTTGTAATGCTGGAGGCAGCGATCGCAGCTGAGGGTAACGATGGTTTCGGCCCGGGCGGTCACCTCTAGATAGGTTTGGCGATGGGTGATCGCCATTTCCCCCCGCACGGGGGTCAGGGTGGCTAATTCGGCCAGAGATTCCTCAAAAACAAACCGTTCCTGCTGTTGAGGCACTTTCAATAGCCGGGGAATAAAAATACGCTCCATTTGCCTCAAAACTCCAGTTACACAGGGTTGAACAGCCCCATCCTACCCCAAAATTCCCAAAAATAAAGACGGGTCTAGGCCCGCCTTCTTCCGGATGATTCAGATTCACTGGCCTGGCAACTGCTAGGCCAATTGCACAATGAGATGTCGGTGGGGTTCTTGGCCTTGGCTCTCTGTCTTGAGCAGCGGAAAGTCTTTAAAAAAGCTATGCATCTGTCGCCGCTCCGCCGAGGACAAATTTTCAATGGCTTCTGGCTCTCCAGTGGCCTCCACCCGCTGGGCAACTGCTGTGGCGATCGCCTCCAGTTCACCGCGACGAGCTGCTCGATAACCATCAATATCCACCGTAAGAGGATACTGTTCTTCCTTAGGGAGATGATGGTTAAAGGTGATATTGGCTAAATATTGCACTGCATCAAGCATTTGGCCACGATCACCAATCAACTTTTGGCGTTGAATTTCCGAGAGGGAATGGGGATCCACCGTCAGCCAAAGGGAAGCTTCCCCCCCTAGGTCCTGCTTTATTTCGGCCGTTACCGTTGCTGGCAGGGCCATCAGCCCCAGAAGCGTCTCAAGCCAGGTTTGACCCTGTTGGATTTTGGTCTCGTTCATGTATCTTCTGCTTAACCTGAGGTTTTTTCTTTTTTCTTGCCGCCCTTACGTTCAAAGGGTAGATTATCACGCCCTTTTTCCGCCTTTTCCTGTTCATCCACCAACTTTTGTAAGTTTTCCGGTAGAGGTTCTTTGGTCAAAATAAACGTTTGAGCCGTCTGGAAGGCGTTGGCTACTGTCATATACATCAAGACCCCGGCTGGCAGCGGAAAAAAGAGGAACATGCCCGAAAAAATTAACGGCGTAATTTTGTTGACCGTTTGTTGGGCCTGCTGCTGCTGATCACTCCCACCACTGTTATTGGTAGGAGCACCACCAGAAATGGTTTGGTTGATATATAAACTCACCCCAAAGAACAGCACCATCCCGAGGATGTCCCAGTGGATGCCATCATCGCCATTGACCCCAATGCGACCGAGGGCTTCAATGAACAAAAAACCTTTATCTGCAGCAATTCCAGGGACACTCACCTGTACAGTTACATCGCCAGGTGCGAGGGCCACAAGGGTTCCATCTGGTTGGAGTTCAACCCGCTCTTGGCCTTTCGTTACCTCAAAAATAGGCATGAGGTTATTGTCTGGATATTCTGCGGCTAAGGTCGCAAAATCCTTGCCTGATTCACTCTGGAGTACAAATTGGGTACTTTCCCCGACACCAATTTTGTTTCCTGCCGGTAGTGATAGGGTCACTGGATAGTGGACACCACTATCGAAATAAACATTTTGGGTCTTAACGTTTACCGCCTGGGGCTGAATCTGCTCTATTTTTTCGCTGGGAAGAATCTGCAGGTTAGCGGTGTAGTTAATGTTGGAAAAAGGCGACCCCCGCAAGGTGGCAAACAGGGCGAAGAGAATCGGCATCTGTAACAAGATTGGCAAACAGCCGGCGAGGGGGTTACCAAACTCTTTATAGACCTCCGCCATTGCGGCCTGTTGCTGTGCTGGGTCATTTTTATAGCGCTCTTGGATTTCCTTGACCCGCTTTTGCATCAGCGGTTGGGTAATCTTGGTGCGTCTCATACTACGGATCGATTTGGCGCTTAAGGGGTAAACGGCAAATCGAATCACAAGGGTCAAGGCGATGATTGCAAAGCCATAGCTGGGCACAATGCCATAGAAAAAATCTAGGATTGGCAACATCACATTGTTTGATAAAAATCCGATCCCAAAATCCATGCGTCTGAAGTTCGTCTAACTATGAGTTGTTAAGGGTTAGTTTAATGGGTTTAGTTGTTATTTTTAGTGATTTCTTTAAAAAAGCCTTGGGAGAAAGGGGCTAACTTGCTGGCTTTTCTCCCTATAAATCCCGGGTTAACTAAGCGGCGATCGCCTCAATAGGAATGCCGGTGCGGTCTGCTGCTTTTTCGGCAATGTGAGTGTAAATCTCACGGAAGTTAGGCATAGAACGCAGCTCCAAACGGCTGCCATCCTGGAGGGTGACAATTAAATCGCCCCAAAGACCAAAACCCCGGGGAATTTTGGTGATTTTTTTCACTTCGCTGTAAATAATATCCGTGCGATCGCGCCCCTGCCAGCCGCCAGTGATCGAGATCCGCCGACTGGTGATCCGGTAGCGTAGCCACAGAGCCCGCACAATTGCCCCTACCGTCAAAGGTAAACAAATGACGGTGAACCCCAACAAAATATTAAAAATGAGATCACCAATATGGGGGCCTCCCTCATAAACCACATCTTCTTTAATGCCCATGGAATACCTCGGCTTGTATGAGTAACCTTTTTAATTCTTGCAAAAAATGTTCATATTCGCATTCCGTGGCCCCATAGCGTACAGCAATGATAATTTGCCAACCGGGTTCCAGACTGGGCAGTAGGGTGCGACAGGCATGGCGAATGCGACGTTTAATCAAGTTCCGGACCACTGCTTTTTTACTGACTTTACGGCTGATGCTGATGCCGACTTGGGTCGGGGCAGTGGCTTGGGGCAAAAGAATAATCGCCAGGGTGTTACCCCGAAAGCGTTTACCTTGGCTGTAGATTGTTTTAAAATCGCGCCAGTGTTTTAGACGATGTACTTTTGGCAGTCCCACAAAAAAATGAGAGTGAGGTAGACCCAGGTCTCCTCACCAAAATAACGGTTTGCGCTTCGACTAGACAGTAAGGCGATGACGGCCTTTTTTTCTGCGAGCACGGATAACGTTTTGGCCGGTGTGGCTGCGCATGCGTGCCCGAAAACCAGAAGTGCGCTTTTGCTTGCGGACGGTGCCGCCTAGGGTGCGTTTGGTCATGGAAGTCCTCCTTTATTTCCTTAGGAAATGATTTATCTTTCCGGGGGCGATCGCCGCCTTGCCGAAAAAATCAAAAATGACAGTCTCTAATTATACCTTGCCCGTCAACGGAACTCGCAGCAACCCCAAAAAATCTCGCAGGCAATCGTTGCTCAAGCAGGCTTAGAAACCAACATCAATAATCCATGACCCCAAGCGACTGGGGAGAGGGGCGCCTTGGCTACGGGCAAAGGCGGTTACGACATACATCCCACCCCGGGAAGGGTTTCTGACATCATCGAGGATAATTTCGATTTCACTTTCGAGATTGACTGGTTCTGCGAGGGTCACCACCAGAGAACGGCTCCGGGGGCCGGAGTCTCTCTCCTCGCTTTCGTCTGCGGCAGGAGGATTATTTTCCGCCATTGAGGTGGCGTTGGGGTTCGTTTGAGTAGCCTGCTGTTCGGCGAGGGTTGCCGCGTCAACGAAAACCAATTGGCCATCGACGAAGGTAAGTTCACCATCCCGCGCTGAGGTCTGGGAGGTACTGGTTGCAAAGCTTTCTAGGAGGGCCTGACCCTGAGCAGAGGCATTTTCTCCCGGTAGACTTTGGGGATCCCAAGCGGTTGCGTCCTGGTTTAGGGCGACCTCACGGCCATTGATTCGTACCCGTACCTGGGTATCGTTGATCTGGCCATCGAAGTCGTCGGGAAAGCTTAATTCAAAGGTTTGGAAACGGTCTGTGACTTTGCTTTTGCGGATTTCGAGGTAATAGCGATCGCGGCGACGGGCCCCAGAATCATATTCCACGGCGCATTTGAGGATATCCCCTTGGGGAATAGTACCACCCCAGTTAAAGGTAAAAGAGCCACAGGTCTTACGGGCATCGGCGGCTTGGGGCATCAGGGTTAGACCACTGCCGAACAATAGAGTGGCGATCGCCAAGCGAGAGAGAGGAGAACGGAGGAATTGCATATTCACAGGGGCCTTCAGAGTCTGTAACCGATTGTGACTAAAGTTTGCGTTTTCAGCAACTCCCTCGACGAAATCTCAATCTAAAAGTGCCAATGCAACAGAGGTTTACAAAAACTGCTAAGACACATTACAGAGGCGGCCGACAAGGAAAAGATGGCACTACACTGCGGAAAGATGCCGTAACAGAACCAGGGAGCAATGAACGATCCGTTACGGCTGAAGGTTTAAAGGTTTTGCTACTGAAAGTTCTCTACACCTACCGTTCAGTCTGTCGCTATTGTCTCGTTAAGGAGTGTTTATGAAAATTGCTGTTGCTCGGGAAACCGCTGCCGGAGAACGCCGGGTCGCGCTCACGCCGGATCAGGTGGCCCGTCTCGTAAAGAAAGGTTGGGAAATTTACATAGAAGCTGGTGCTGGGGAAGCGTCATTAATTTCGGATCAAGCCTATGAAGAAGTCGGGGGGACAATTGCCGGCGATCGCCCAGCCCTCTGGCAAAATGCAGATATCGTGGTGAAAGTGGCTGTGCCGACCCCTGAGGAAATTGAAACCCTACCAGAAGGGGCGATGGTCGCCAGTCTATTAAATCCCCTGGGACAGCCGGAAGTGATTCAGCAACTGACGGCGAAAAAAATCACCGCCCTGGGCATGGAGTTGATCCCCCGCACCAGTCGTGCCCAGAGTATGGATGTTTTGTCCTCCCAGGCCGGGGTCGCTGGTTACAAAGCTGTATTACTGGCTGCGGCAACCCTGCCCAAATTTTTCCCGATGTTGACCACTGCGGCAGGCACCATCCGCCCCGCAAAGGTGTTTGTCATCGGTGCTGGGGTAGCGGGTCTCCAGGCGATCGCCACCGCTAGAAGACTGGGAGCTGTCGTCGAAGCCTTTGATATCCGACCCGCCGTGAAAGAAGAAGTGCAGAGCTTGGGGGCAAAATTTGTCGAAGTCCAACTCGAAGAAGAAACCGCCACCGCCGGAGGCTATGCCAAGGAAGTTTCCGAAGATTCTAAAAAGAAAAGCCAGGCTCTGATTTCTGACCATGTGGCCACCGCCGATGTGGTGATTACCACCGCCCAAGTGCCCGGCCGGAAAGCGCCCATCCTGGTGACCGATGACATGATCGCCCGGATGCAACCAGGTTCTGTGATTGTTGATCTGGCCGGAGAACAGGGGGGGAACTGTGAAGGCTGTGAAGCTGGGCGGGATGTACTGGTCCACGGGGTGACGATCATCGCACCGATTAACCTCCCTTCTACGGTGGCCATCCATGCCAGTCAAATGTTTGCCAAAAATATGGCCACCCTACTGCAACTGCTAATTCCCGAAAGTGAAATCAACCTCGATTTTGAGGATGACATTCTCGATTCGGTCTGTGTCACTCACCAAGGGACCATTCGAAATCAACGGGTGAAGGATGCTCTCCAGCAAATGACCGTCACTGTCTAGGGATCAAGTTTGCCAACCCCATGACCAACCAATGGTGGCCATCTCAATTTTTGCAATCAATGCCGTGTATTCACTTTATTTCCAGGAGTTTTGACTGTCCATGACCACAGCAACACTACTCAGTAGCCTCTTCGTTTTCGTTTTGGCTTCCTTTGTGGGTTTTGAAGTAATCAATAAGGTTCCACCCACCCTCCACACACCTCTTATGTCCGGGGCCAACGCGATTTCGGGGATCGCCGTCATTGGTGCTCTCTTGGTTTCTGGAGAAGATCAGCTCAATTTAACGGTCATCCTCGGTTTAATCGCCGTGGTCTGCGCCACGATTAATGTTGTCGGTGGCTTCCTGGTCACTGACCGGATGCTGCAAATGTTTAAGAAAAAGGAGGCCTAGACGATGGATAGTTTATTAACCAATGGCATTGAACTGAGTTATCTCGTCGCTGCTTGTCTATTTATTATTGGCTTAAAAAAACTAGGCTCTCCAGCCACTGCCCGTCAAGGGAATACGATCGCCGCTGTGGGGATGTTACTGGCAGTGGTAGCGACCCTGCTCGACAAACAGGTACTCAACTATGGCCTGATTGCTGCTGGGATCGCTGTCGGTACGATTATTGGCATCATCACCGCCAAAAAAGTAGAAATGACCGACATGCCCCAATTAGTAGGGCTGTTCAATGGTCTGGGGGGAGCCGCTTCGGCCTTGGTGGCGATCGCCGAATTTTGGCGCCTGCTTTCCCTTGGTGAAACCCTGGCAGTGACCACCAACCTAACGATTATTTTGGGGGTACTGATCGGGGGGGTCACCCTCACTGGTAGCCTGATTGCCTTTGGCAAATTACAGGGCATTCTGCCTGGCCGCCCGGTGATTTTCCCAGCCCAACAGGTGGTCAATTTTGGCATCCTGGCCGGATTTCTGGGAGGCAGTGTCTACCTCTTTATCCATCCAGACCCAAATATTTTTCTGGGTTTAGTGGGTATTTCCCTAGGGCTTGGGGTACTGTTTGTGATTCCCATCGGCGGTGGTGATATGCCTGTGGTGATTTCCCTCCTAAACTCCTACTCTGGCCTAGCAGCTAGTGCTGCCGGTTTTGTCGTCGGCAACAATATGCTCATCATTGCCGGGGCGCTGGTGGGAGCATCGGGGATTATCCTGACCCAAATCATGTGTAAGGCCATGAATCGCTCGATCACCAATGTGCTCTTCGCTGGCTTCGGTAGTGACAGTGGTGCCGTAGTGAGCAGTGACGATGGTGAAATTGAAGGTTCTATCAAAAGTGTAGATGCTGAAGAAAGTGCAATGATGCTCGGCTATGCCCGTAGTGTCGTGATTATTCCTGGCTATGGCATGGCCGTGGCCCAGGCCCAGCATTCGGTTAAAGAACTGGCCGATATGCTAGAAAAAAAAGGCGTTGAAGTGAAATATGCCATCCACCCGGTGGCGGGTCGGATGCCTGGTCACATGAATGTGCTCCTTGCAGAAGCCAATGTGCCCTACAATCAGCTCTATGACATGGATGATATCAATCCACAGTTTGACAATACCGATGTGGCTTTAGTGATCGGTGCCAATGATGTGGTAAATCCTGCAGCTCGCCATGACAAAGGTAGTCCCATTTACGGGATGCCAATTCTAGAAGTAGATAAAGCGAAAACGACCATCGTCATTAAACGTGGCATGAGCGCAGGTTTTTCTGGAGTTCAGAATGAGTTGTTTTTTAAGGATAAAACCATGATGCTTTTCGGTAGTGCTAAAGACATGGTAGAAAAAATCACCTCAGAAGTTAAAGAGCTATGATGAATTAGCTTTTTACACCACTTATTTTTTTAACTGAAAAGAATTTGCAGTTTGATCCCTGATTCATAAAATAATTGGGGATTTTTTTGTGGGAGAGCTTGCTCATTCTTTACAAAAAATAGAGTGCTTACTTGGGATTCTTTTTGAAGCCTAACGCAATTTCAAGAATCACAACTAGATTAACGTCAGGGAAAGAATTGATTTAATAATGGATTTTAGAGCTGAAGCCTGGTAGAAGTCACCAGTTAATAACTTCAGCATACGGAGAAAAATGTAGGCGAGCCGCTCGCCATAGATATCATTTTAATTTTGTATTGGATATGATGAGGCACAGCAACGATGAAGACTTTAGAACAGCTTTTCCAGTATGTTTTGCAAGCGATTAATCGCATTTTTTCTCCTAATGAAGAGCCTGTACCAGAAGTAGGTGTACAGCCTTTTGAAGGGGATCCCTACTCTGATTCGTCATCTTGGGATTAGGGATAATACTGTCATTTGAGTTTTTGCAGTATAAAAAGCATGATCTATTTTCTGATTGTGTGGTGAGTACCAGATTCCTTGGGCTGGTACTCTTTTTTTTGCAGATTACTCTTGGTTTTCAAAGCCCACTATTGACGACTTTAGTGACATAGTGCTCCATTTCTGGGCTTTCGTCTCCATAGATGCTTTCGATATGTTCGAGGCAGCAGTCGATCGCAAACTGTTGGAGCTCTTCGCCGGCGATATCAAACATTTCGGTAAAGGTCTCGGGGAGGACGCGGCAGAAACGGGGTCGGTCCGCATAGATTGTGCATTTGCGGCTAGTTTTGCTGTAGTGGATACACCAGCCATCAGCTCCCACCATTGCCAAATACTGCTCTAGTTGCTCGGGGGTGAGGTAGTCTTCTAGGTCCGGGCGATCGCCTGGTTCGAGGTGGCAGCAAGCACCACAATTTTCGATACATTGCCAAGTGGGCATGGGGATCGGCCTCCGGTGTGTTACAAAACTTCATTGTTTTTTCCCTATTCTCAGCAAAGCAAGACAGGCCTGACAGGGTATGATAGACATTGATTTTTAGGAAAAAAAAATTTACCCTGTTTTTTGCATTAACTCAGGAATAGGAGAAATATGGATTTTATCACAGGTTTTTTTGGTAGCCTCAACTACGAAGTAATTTTCCAGTTGACCTTCGTCTCTTTGATCCTCATTTCGGGGCCTGTTGTCATCTTTTTGTTGGCAATCCGTGGTGGCGACATGTAATTTTTTTCAGCTACAAACTACCAGCTTAAGGCAACAAACCTCCGGGACTGTTGTCTTTTTTTGTGACCAATGAGTTTCTATTTTTCTAGGGTGGCGATCGCTGTTTTTATCATTTGAAAAAAGGGGGGTTGGGTGATATCAACGATTTGGTCTCCGAGTTTACCCCGCCGTTGGCCTTTTTTAATGGTGAGTAATTTGCCTTGATCATTACGAATTTTTAGGGTTTGTCCTTGATTTTCAAGGGTGCAAAAATAGGTGCGGTCATTAAACGAAAAGGTTTTCTCTTCCCCTAAGGCTGGATTGCTTTGGGGAACTGCCTGCGTAGGAGGATATTGTCTGGGGGTTATTGTGCTGGGTTGGGCTCCCACTAGCTCTAACTCTAGGGTGGTTTGGCCATTCCAGCGGTTTTCTTTGAGCTTGTAGGCTATGTCCAGGGGGGATGGGATGGGGAGATAGTCGCCCCATTGCCAGGCGATCGCCTTAATCGAAAAAATTTGGCCATTGAGGGTTTGGCCCAGGGTAAATTTCAGATGATTTTTACCGATTGTTTGCTGCTCTAAAATGCGCACATTTTTGGTGCAGAAAATAGGTTCTGGATTCCCAATACCCCAGGGATGCAATTGATCAATTTGTCGATAAAACTCCCCAGTGAGATCCGTAAAATCTACCACTGCGTCAATTTTAACCAGGGGTTTGAGGTGTTCTGGTTCCAGTAATTGATGGGCAAATTCGCTGAGTTTTTCTGTAAAGGTGGCCAAATTATCTTTCGCGAGGGAAAAACCACCCGCCGCCTTGTGCCCCCCAAATTTGCCCAATAAATCTTGGCAGTAATTCAAGGCCTCAAAAACGTTAAATTCTTCAATGCCCCGGGCCGAACCTCGAATTTTGCCGTCTGCTTCATCGGTGCAGATAAACACCGGGACGCCGTAGCGTTCTACCAACCGGGAGGCCACAATACCGATCACGCCGTGGTGCCACTCGCTGTTACACACCACTAACACCCGTTGCCCCTGGTAATCGATAGGTGTATTTTCCACGAGGGCGATCGCCGCCGCCTCGATTTGGGTACAGAGTTCTTGGCGCTGCTTGTTAATCTGTTCACATTGCATTGCCCGTTCCAACGCGAGCCCCTGATCCTCCGTGGTGAGCAGTTCGATCACCTTTTGGGGATCATCGATGCGACCAATGGCATTGATACGTGGCCCCAGGCGAAAACCAATATCGTCAGGTTTGAGTTGTTTCTTTTGGTCATCCACCCCCGCCAACTGGATTAAGGCTTGGATCCCAGGGAGAGCTGATTGAGGCAGTAATTTAAGGCCCCGCTTTAGCCAACGACGATTGACCCCCGTTAGGGGAGCTAAGTCGGCGATCGTCCCCAGGGTAAACAACTCTAAAATTTGGCTCGTCAGTCCCTCTAATTTGCCCAGAGCTTGGGCCAGGGAAACCGCGAGGACATAGGCCACTCCCACCCCTGCCAAACCAGCATAGGGAGACATGGTAGGCAGTAATTTCGGATTGAGAATCCCATTGGCTGGGGGGAGCTGCTCCGGCAAATCGTGGTGGTCAGTGATGATCACATCTAGCCCGAGATCTCGGGCCAAGGCGATTGGTGCATAGGCAGAAATACCATTATCTACGGTGAGGATCAGGCCCACCCCTTCCTCGGCAAATTCTGTGACAATGCGTTCATTGATGCCATAGCCATCTTTCATCCGACTGGGGATTGCGTAGGTCACATTGGCCCCCAGGTGGCGCAGTGCCCGCAACAATAGCGCCGTACTGGTCATCCCATCGGCATCATAATCCCCACAAATGGCAATTAGGGTTTCGTCGGCGATCGCCTCCTGGAGCAGCTCTACACTGAGAGCGAGATCTTCAAACTCCACCAGTGGTGAGGGCAGCCGCTGGGATTCCGGTTGAATATATACTTGAGCCTGCTCTGCTGTGTGAATCTGACGATTGACCAACACCTGAGCCACCAAGGGATGTAAGCCCACCGCCGCCACGAGGGTTTGGGTTAACTCCGGTTGGCGATCGGCAATCTGCCAGCGTTGTTGGGGAAGGCGATTCGTCATAGAAAATTGGGAATAAATAATTCAGTAAATGTGGGGTAGATAAAGCAGCCGTAGAGATCGACCAAGTAACCATGCCATCTACAAAACCTGAGAATGCCGCCCACAGCCCATAAAGTATCAGGTGGTAATATCCAGCAACCGCCAATCATGCGAAGAAAAAGAAGATCATGGTGAGAATTTTTCCCGCGCCATGATCTAGATCTGGGAATTGTCCAGTGACAGGAGCCTATTCATCACCCGGTTCAAGGATCCGTTGAAACAAATACCCTGTACCTCTCGCTGTCAAAATCAATTCTGGATTGCTGGGGTCATCTTCTAGCTTTGCCCTCAGGCGGGAAATATGCACATCCACAACGCGGGTGTCCACATGGCGCTCAGGGGTATAGCCCCAAACTTCCTGGAGGATTTCTGAGCGGGAAAAGGGCTCCCCAGAACGACTCACCAGTAATTCAAGCAAGCTAAATTCCATACCTGTGAGCCGAATGCGCTCATCACCTTTGTATACTTGGCGCTTATTGGTATCAATGCGGATTGAACCCACATGGATCACTCCAGAGCTGGGAATGCCCGTCACTCCATTTTTTTCAACCCGGCGGAGCACCGAGCGAATTCTTGCTTCGAGCTCCTTCGGAGAAAAGGGTTTGACCACATAGTCATCGGCTCCGAGTTCCAAACCGGTAATTCGATCCGCTACGTCCCCCAGGGCCGTTAACATGATAATGGGCACATCAGACTCTTTGCGGAGTTCTTGGCAGACGCCGTAGCCATCAAGCTTCGGCATCATTACGTCGAGCACCACAAGGTCAGGGTCAGTTTCATCAAAGGTAGCCAGGGCTTCTTCGCCATCAGCGGCCGTCACAACCTCATAACCGATCATGGAGAGGCGGGTTTCGAGAATGCGTCGGATGCTGGCCTCGTCGTCAACGACTAGAATTCTTTCTTTATGATTTTCCAAGTTCCTTTACGCTCCTGTTGACTTTCGGTAAGTGTTATTGAAGTTTATTAAGTAGAGTGCTCTAGATATAAGAATATCGCTTTCCTGAAATCTGACGAGGGTTGTGGCCGTGGTTTTCAGGAAAATAAGCCATTTTTTAAGATTTATTTCGGAAAGTTTGGGTTGCGCTGGAGTACGAGTGCCACAAATTGAAATCTGTTGTGAGGAGAGACCCAAAAATCATGGCCAAGGCCAAAACTGTTTATATCTGTCGTGAGTGTGGGGCGGAGGCCCGCCAGTGGCTTGGAAAATGTCCAGACTGCGGTGTTTATGGTTCTCTCCAAGAGGAAATCCGTGAGAAGGAAAGTAGTGCTGGGGTTAGCCGCACTTGGCATCAAAAACCGTCTACCCATTCTAAAAGTGCTGCCCCCATACCCCGTACAGCGATTA
The nucleotide sequence above comes from [Synechococcus] sp. NIES-970. Encoded proteins:
- a CDS encoding hypothetical protein (conserved hypothetical protein Ycf12), which produces MDFITGFFGSLNYEVIFQLTFVSLILISGPVVIFLLAIRGGDM
- the recJ_2 gene encoding single-stranded-DNA-specific exonuclease RecJ, which codes for MTNRLPQQRWQIADRQPELTQTLVAAVGLHPLVAQVLVNRQIHTAEQAQVYIQPESQRLPSPLVEFEDLALSVELLQEAIADETLIAICGDYDADGMTSTALLLRALRHLGANVTYAIPSRMKDGYGINERIVTEFAEEGVGLILTVDNGISAYAPIALARDLGLDVIITDHHDLPEQLPPANGILNPKLLPTMSPYAGLAGVGVAYVLAVSLAQALGKLEGLTSQILELFTLGTIADLAPLTGVNRRWLKRGLKLLPQSALPGIQALIQLAGVDDQKKQLKPDDIGFRLGPRINAIGRIDDPQKVIELLTTEDQGLALERAMQCEQINKQRQELCTQIEAAAIALVENTPIDYQGQRVLVVCNSEWHHGVIGIVASRLVERYGVPVFICTDEADGKIRGSARGIEEFNVFEALNYCQDLLGKFGGHKAAGGFSLAKDNLATFTEKLSEFAHQLLEPEHLKPLVKIDAVVDFTDLTGEFYRQIDQLHPWGIGNPEPIFCTKNVRILEQQTIGKNHLKFTLGQTLNGQIFSIKAIAWQWGDYLPIPSPLDIAYKLKENRWNGQTTLELELVGAQPSTITPRQYPPTQAVPQSNPALGEEKTFSFNDRTYFCTLENQGQTLKIRNDQGKLLTIKKGQRRGKLGDQIVDITQPPFFQMIKTAIATLEK
- the pntC gene encoding nicotinamide nucleotide transhydrogenase, chain alpha, part 2; translation: MTTATLLSSLFVFVLASFVGFEVINKVPPTLHTPLMSGANAISGIAVIGALLVSGEDQLNLTVILGLIAVVCATINVVGGFLVTDRMLQMFKKKEA
- the pntB gene encoding nicotinamide nucleotide transhydrogenase, subunit beta, yielding MDSLLTNGIELSYLVAACLFIIGLKKLGSPATARQGNTIAAVGMLLAVVATLLDKQVLNYGLIAAGIAVGTIIGIITAKKVEMTDMPQLVGLFNGLGGAASALVAIAEFWRLLSLGETLAVTTNLTIILGVLIGGVTLTGSLIAFGKLQGILPGRPVIFPAQQVVNFGILAGFLGGSVYLFIHPDPNIFLGLVGISLGLGVLFVIPIGGGDMPVVISLLNSYSGLAASAAGFVVGNNMLIIAGALVGASGIILTQIMCKAMNRSITNVLFAGFGSDSGAVVSSDDGEIEGSIKSVDAEESAMMLGYARSVVIIPGYGMAVAQAQHSVKELADMLEKKGVEVKYAIHPVAGRMPGHMNVLLAEANVPYNQLYDMDDINPQFDNTDVALVIGANDVVNPAARHDKGSPIYGMPILEVDKAKTTIVIKRGMSAGFSGVQNELFFKDKTMMLFGSAKDMVEKITSEVKEL
- a CDS encoding hypothetical protein (conserved hypothetical protein), translated to MPTWQCIENCGACCHLEPGDRPDLEDYLTPEQLEQYLAMVGADGWCIHYSKTSRKCTIYADRPRFCRVLPETFTEMFDIAGEELQQFAIDCCLEHIESIYGDESPEMEHYVTKVVNSGL
- a CDS encoding two-component DNA binding response regulator, with translation MENHKERILVVDDEASIRRILETRLSMIGYEVVTAADGEEALATFDETDPDLVVLDVMMPKLDGYGVCQELRKESDVPIIMLTALGDVADRITGLELGADDYVVKPFSPKELEARIRSVLRRVEKNGVTGIPSSGVIHVGSIRIDTNKRQVYKGDERIRLTGMEFSLLELLVSRSGEPFSRSEILQEVWGYTPERHVDTRVVDVHISRLRAKLEDDPSNPELILTARGTGYLFQRILEPGDE
- a CDS encoding hypothetical protein (conserved hypothetical protein) — its product is MKTLEQLFQYVLQAINRIFSPNEEPVPEVGVQPFEGDPYSDSSSWD
- the pntA gene encoding nicotinamide nucleotide transhydrogenase, chain alpha, part 1, which codes for MKIAVARETAAGERRVALTPDQVARLVKKGWEIYIEAGAGEASLISDQAYEEVGGTIAGDRPALWQNADIVVKVAVPTPEEIETLPEGAMVASLLNPLGQPEVIQQLTAKKITALGMELIPRTSRAQSMDVLSSQAGVAGYKAVLLAAATLPKFFPMLTTAAGTIRPAKVFVIGAGVAGLQAIATARRLGAVVEAFDIRPAVKEEVQSLGAKFVEVQLEEETATAGGYAKEVSEDSKKKSQALISDHVATADVVITTAQVPGRKAPILVTDDMIARMQPGSVIVDLAGEQGGNCEGCEAGRDVLVHGVTIIAPINLPSTVAIHASQMFAKNMATLLQLLIPESEINLDFEDDILDSVCVTHQGTIRNQRVKDALQQMTVTV